A stretch of Paenibacillus mucilaginosus 3016 DNA encodes these proteins:
- the cysK gene encoding cysteine synthase A — protein sequence MGTKSRRMVNSITELIGDTPAVRISRLLGGDAAELYVKLEYFNPSGSVKDRAAYNLIAQAEKDGRLLPGATIIEPTSGNTGIGLAMNAAAKGYKAILVMPDNMTKERINLLKAYGAEVVLTPAAERMPGAIRRAKELQAQIPNAFIPQQFENPANPDIHRETTALEIIEQMEGRLDAFVASSGTGGTITGTGEVLREKLPGILISVVEPKGSPVLSGGQPGPHKLVGTSPGFVPPILNTEVYDEIVQVSDEDALQTTRELARQEGILVGPSAGATVWTGMQVARKLGPGKRVLCIAPDTGERYLSMDIFV from the coding sequence ATGGGGACCAAGAGCAGGAGAATGGTGAACAGCATTACGGAGCTGATCGGGGATACGCCGGCGGTGCGGATCTCGCGGCTGCTTGGCGGCGATGCCGCCGAGCTGTACGTGAAGCTGGAGTATTTCAATCCGAGCGGCAGCGTCAAGGACCGGGCGGCCTATAATCTGATCGCCCAGGCGGAGAAGGACGGCCGGCTGCTGCCCGGGGCGACGATCATCGAGCCGACGAGCGGGAACACGGGCATCGGCCTCGCCATGAACGCGGCGGCCAAGGGGTACAAGGCAATTCTCGTCATGCCGGATAACATGACGAAGGAGAGGATCAACCTGCTCAAGGCCTACGGCGCGGAAGTCGTGCTGACGCCGGCGGCGGAGCGGATGCCGGGGGCAATCCGACGCGCGAAGGAGCTGCAGGCACAGATCCCGAACGCCTTCATCCCGCAGCAGTTCGAGAATCCGGCGAATCCGGATATCCACCGGGAGACGACCGCGCTGGAGATTATCGAGCAGATGGAAGGGCGGCTCGATGCCTTCGTCGCCTCCTCGGGGACGGGCGGCACGATCACGGGAACCGGCGAAGTGCTTCGGGAGAAGCTGCCGGGCATCCTGATCTCCGTGGTGGAGCCGAAGGGCTCGCCCGTCCTCTCGGGCGGACAGCCGGGCCCCCACAAGCTGGTCGGCACAAGCCCCGGCTTCGTTCCGCCGATCCTGAACACGGAGGTGTACGACGAGATCGTTCAGGTATCGGATGAAGATGCGCTGCAGACGACGCGGGAGCTGGCGCGGCAGGAGGGCATCCTCGTGGGGCCTTCGGCCGGTGCCACCGTGTGGACGGGCATGCAGGTGGCGCGGAAGCTCGGTCCGGGCAAGCGCGTGCTGTGCATTGCGCCGGATACGGGAGAGCGCTACCTGAGCATGGATATTTTTGTGTAA
- a CDS encoding MFS transporter produces the protein MKYPAWQGVPRTEKGDPAGGGAPKRKGRSAPLEAQAKLLLTVNGLFAAANALSGTFVNVYLWKSKGDFSLIGWFTLVTHLTMALTFWIAGKWVKEHNKMNCLRAGVAVAALFYTLVLWFGDRAADWFVPLGMVIGMSSGLFWIAFNVVYFEVTGPDTRDKFNGWAGLVGSFIGMVAPWISGFLIVRLQAAQGYRLIFTLSLAVFLVGVIVSFFLKKRKSSGTYEWFLTWRCLRKDAAWRTIGLALMAQGAREGVFGFMIALLVFVHTGSEMSLGNFSLVTSAVALLSFLVAGRLLKPGSRRKAMLIGAAMLVLIILPFFWRVNFTTLLIFGIGAAIFYPLYGIPMTSIVFDRIGSDEESAKRREEYIVLRELALNGGRLLGTTVFIVVVSLTQSPAALNWLLLALGSSPLLAWYWMSKASKAGQVRKTA, from the coding sequence ATGAAATACCCGGCGTGGCAGGGGGTTCCCCGCACGGAGAAGGGAGACCCCGCAGGGGGAGGCGCTCCGAAACGCAAGGGCCGAAGCGCGCCGCTCGAAGCGCAGGCGAAGCTCCTTCTGACGGTGAACGGGCTGTTCGCCGCCGCCAATGCCCTGTCGGGGACGTTCGTCAACGTTTACTTGTGGAAATCCAAGGGTGACTTCTCGCTCATCGGCTGGTTCACCCTCGTGACTCATCTGACGATGGCCCTCACGTTCTGGATCGCCGGCAAGTGGGTCAAGGAGCATAACAAAATGAACTGCCTGAGGGCCGGCGTAGCGGTCGCTGCGCTGTTCTATACCCTCGTCCTCTGGTTCGGAGACCGGGCCGCCGACTGGTTCGTGCCGCTGGGCATGGTGATCGGCATGTCGTCGGGCCTCTTCTGGATCGCCTTCAATGTCGTCTATTTCGAGGTGACGGGGCCCGATACCCGGGACAAATTCAACGGCTGGGCGGGACTGGTCGGCTCCTTCATCGGCATGGTGGCCCCCTGGATCTCGGGCTTCCTCATCGTCCGCCTTCAGGCCGCGCAGGGGTACCGGCTGATCTTTACCCTGTCGCTGGCGGTGTTCCTGGTGGGCGTCATCGTGTCGTTCTTCCTCAAGAAGCGCAAGTCCTCGGGGACGTACGAATGGTTCCTGACCTGGCGCTGTCTGCGGAAGGACGCGGCCTGGAGGACGATCGGGCTCGCGTTGATGGCGCAAGGCGCGCGCGAAGGCGTCTTCGGCTTCATGATCGCCCTGCTCGTCTTTGTCCATACGGGCAGCGAGATGAGCCTCGGCAACTTCTCGCTGGTAACCTCCGCCGTCGCCCTGCTGAGCTTCCTTGTGGCGGGCCGGCTGCTGAAGCCGGGTTCCCGCCGCAAGGCCATGCTGATCGGCGCGGCGATGCTCGTGCTGATCATCCTGCCCTTCTTCTGGCGCGTGAACTTCACCACGCTGCTCATCTTCGGGATCGGCGCGGCGATCTTCTACCCGCTCTACGGGATTCCGATGACGTCCATCGTGTTCGACCGGATCGGCAGCGACGAGGAGAGCGCGAAGCGGAGGGAAGAGTATATCGTGCTGCGCGAGCTCGCCCTGAACGGCGGCCGTCTGCTCGGGACCACTGTCTTCATCGTTGTCGTGAGCCTGACCCAGTCGCCGGCCGCCCTCAATTGGCTGCTGCTGGCCCTCGGCAGCTCGCCGCTGCTGGCCTGGTATTGGATGAGCAAGGCAAGCAAGGCGGGTCAAGTGAGGAAGACGGCGTAA
- a CDS encoding DUF350 domain-containing protein, translating into MNEQMDWMMGNPYVETLAYFSVAVLALIVFLAVFELVTKYKDWEEIKNGNVAVAMATGGKIFGICNLFRFAILNNDSILASLVWAGYGFVLLLAAYFIFEFLTPYFKIDEQIKNDNRAVGLISMMISISLSYVIGACVT; encoded by the coding sequence ATGAACGAACAAATGGATTGGATGATGGGCAATCCTTACGTGGAGACGCTTGCTTATTTCTCGGTGGCCGTCTTGGCGCTGATCGTGTTCCTGGCGGTATTCGAGCTGGTCACGAAGTATAAGGATTGGGAGGAAATCAAGAACGGCAATGTGGCCGTGGCCATGGCGACCGGAGGCAAAATCTTCGGGATCTGCAACCTGTTCCGGTTTGCGATCCTGAACAACGATTCGATTCTGGCTTCGCTCGTGTGGGCCGGCTACGGCTTCGTGCTGCTGCTCGCGGCTTATTTTATCTTCGAATTCCTGACGCCTTACTTCAAGATTGACGAGCAGATCAAGAATGACAACCGGGCCGTGGGCCTGATCTCGATGATGATATCCATATCGCTGTCTTATGTCATCGGAGCCTGCGTCACCTAA